The Oxalobacteraceae bacterium OTU3CINTB1 genome includes a window with the following:
- a CDS encoding protein-L-isoaspartate O-methyltransferase: MNIEQARFNMIEQQIRPWDVLDPDVLELLHVVKRENFVPAAHKALAFVDAEIPLPGGESMLMPKIEARLLQDVNLKKHENVLEIGTGSGYMAALLAHKGRHVTTVEISPELKALAEKNLADNDVTNVKVELGNGAQGWPGGAPYDVIVVSGSLPVLPESLLQQLKVGGRLAVIIGQAPAMKAQLITRTGEAGYDTRTLFETSVKPLASATTPSAFQF, encoded by the coding sequence ATGAATATCGAACAAGCCCGTTTCAACATGATCGAACAGCAAATCCGTCCGTGGGACGTCCTCGACCCGGACGTTCTGGAGCTGTTGCACGTGGTTAAACGTGAGAATTTCGTCCCCGCCGCGCACAAGGCGCTGGCCTTCGTCGACGCCGAGATCCCGCTGCCGGGCGGCGAATCGATGCTGATGCCGAAGATCGAGGCGCGCCTGCTGCAGGACGTGAACCTGAAAAAGCACGAAAACGTGCTCGAGATCGGCACCGGTTCCGGCTACATGGCCGCGCTGCTGGCGCACAAGGGCCGCCACGTGACGACGGTGGAAATCTCGCCGGAGCTGAAGGCGCTGGCGGAAAAGAATTTGGCCGACAACGACGTGACCAATGTGAAGGTCGAGCTGGGCAACGGCGCGCAGGGCTGGCCGGGCGGCGCGCCGTACGACGTGATCGTCGTGTCGGGCTCGCTGCCGGTGTTGCCCGAGTCGCTGTTGCAGCAGTTGAAAGTGGGCGGCCGCCTGGCCGTCATCATCGGCCAGGCGCCGGCGATGAAGGCGCAACTGATTACCCGTACCGGCGAAGCCGGCTACGACACGCGCACCTTGTTCGAAACCAGCGTCAAGCCGCTGGCCTCGGCCACGACGCCGTCGGCCTTCCAGTTCTAA
- a CDS encoding rhodanese-like domain-containing protein: MQHITAPELAAWLADEARPKPVLLDVRENWEFETCRIDGAVQIPMNTIPARIDDLDEDAEIVCICHHGARSLQVAAFLERNGFGKTVNLTGGIHAWALQVDPAMPKY; encoded by the coding sequence ATGCAGCATATTACCGCTCCGGAACTGGCCGCGTGGCTGGCCGACGAGGCGCGTCCCAAGCCGGTGTTGCTGGACGTGCGCGAGAATTGGGAATTCGAGACCTGCCGCATCGACGGCGCGGTGCAGATCCCGATGAACACGATCCCGGCGCGCATCGACGACCTCGATGAGGACGCCGAGATCGTTTGCATCTGCCACCACGGCGCGCGCAGCCTGCAGGTGGCCGCCTTCCTGGAGCGTAACGGCTTCGGCAAGACGGTCAACCTGACCGGCGGCATCCACGCCTGGGCGTTGCAGGTGGACCCGGCGATGCCGAAGTACTAG